A window of Ascochyta rabiei chromosome 6, complete sequence genomic DNA:
TCTGCTTCATGATGTCTTTCTTGCCGGCACCTGTCGCTACAAAGGCGATCTTGAGTCCAGCTTGTGCGACAGGAAGAGAGATTGTGATACGTTTGGGTGGGGGCTTCGGTGAATCGGAGATGTACAATACCCAGGCGTCTTCCTCGCGCAGAAGATCAGAGCCAGGGAACAGGCTGCAGGTGTGGCCGTCCGGGCCGCAGCCAAGCAGAAGCAGATCGAAGAGAGGCAGCTTGACGCTGTCTCGGGCAGCAAAGACGCTGACAAGCGTCTTCTCGTACTGGTCGGCCAGCTCCTGAACGTCGTCAAGGTACTTTGTGTCGATGGGATAGACCTTGGGCGTGCCCAGCTCGGCCGGGATGTTGTCCAGGAGCTCCTGCTTCACAAGCCTGTGATTGCTGTCTTCGTGGTCGAGGGGCACGGCGCGCTCGTCGGCGTAGAAGATCTCCCACTTGTCGAACTGAGGCTTCCCGTCGCCGTTTGTCTCCTTCAGAAGCGCCTGCGCCAGAGTTTTCGGCAGAGAGCCTCCTGACACGGCGACGCGAAAAACATTGTGGCGCTCGATGGCGGTGTTTTGCGCGTCAAGGATGTACGTGCGCAAGCTTGGGGCGAGCTCGTCGGCGCTTTTGAAGGCGTAGAGGTTCGGCGGTTTTCCCATGTTTGCGGCGCGTGAGacgaggtgaggtgaggtgatTTTTGGAGGAGGGGCTGCAGGTGTGACAAGCGTTGGTGTGGTGGGGGCGGCTGGCCGGTTTTGATAACCCACGATAAGTGACGTATCGTATCGCCTTCTGTGCGCAACGCTCAATCAGGCGGTGCAGCAGTGCAGTGGTCCAAGGTTGGCAGTCGAATGTGAGGCTCGGCCGTTTCTTACTTGATTGACCGGTTCAAAGGCCCGAAACGCAATCCAATGCACATGCGTACGTGGTGCCTGACATACAACCACCCATGGTGCCTGTGCATGGTGCCTGTGCTTGGTGCCCGCTGCCGGCTGCCTGAGGCCGCCCAACAACGACAAGGCGACTTGAGGAGGTAGACGGCAGCGGCAGGAGAGGGCTGAGCTCTAGTACAAGTACCCAGCCGTTGAGCGCGCACCGTGCACATGATCGAGCGCACTCCACGTCCACCTGAGCTCAGCTCGCGGGGAAAGCACTTGACGCTAGTCTTATCAGGCAGGAACACGAGCATTACCTATGGTGAGGTTGCATCTGGATCCTTCACAGCGCGTATTCCCACATAGCAGTGCTGGACTTACCGAATACATAGCATTGGCCTTTCTGCTTGCACAACTGTGCAGGTGGGCAGGGTCGAAACATACACAGCAAGGATTCAGATGACCCCAGGGGCCAGAAGTACCACCGCGTTGCAATCCTACAACACACGGGCCAGCCTCATCTACGCTGGACATGGCTCGCGACGGTCGCGTCTTTCAGTGGACGGCAACTCCGACTTCCAGACCTTTGATCCGTGGGGTGGCCGCAGAAAGTACATCCGCCAACGCCACCgtctgcagctgcagcagcGTGTGTGGCGAGTAGTTCACACTCGAAGGACCCGCCGCACCTATACCATCTCCGTTGCCTTTCCAAGTAAACCGTGCGTACCGTTGCATTGGAAAAATAACCCTAGCCAGTCACTGTATGCTCTTTTCAATCGGTCCTTCTCTGAACAAAGGGAATCGTTCTGAGCCTTGGTACACTTGTCTGTTCCCTTGCGCAAGACAATGACTGTGGAGAAATGTACCGCTGAGCAGACAAAGCCAACTCTGGTCTGAAGTAACGTCACTACCTGAGAGCCGAGCTTTGAAACGTGGAGATGCGTGGGGTTGTTACATCCGAACTGTAGAATCACACGATCTCAGCATCAGATGACTCCACCCAGTAGTGCTTCTTGAATATGGGTACTGGCTTGACCATGCATAATCTGGTTGTGCATGAGTGGAAGCATCTCCAGTCGTCGTGGCATCTCCAGTCGTCGTGGCATCTCCAGTCGTCGTGGCATCTCCAGTCGTCGTGGCACCTCCAGTCGCTGTGGCATCTCCAGTCGCTGTGGCATCTCCAGTCGCTGTAGAAGCTGCTTCAAGCTGAAGCTCACTACGCCGCGTTGACTGCATCACGGCTTCGGTCTCAGCTTGCGCTGCCTTGAGTACAGCAACAGCTGTCGTAGCCATGTTGGGTTGTTCGGCTGCAATAGCAGTGCTAGCTCGCTGATGACAGCCGCCCCAGACCGTCAGACACAGCTTTCGAGCCGCTGTGTGTGATGTTTGCACATGTTCCCAGTCGTTGGATTGAAGAGTCGAGCAGATTTCAAGGCTGGACCGGAAATGAGCGGGAAGGCTGGGCTGAGGTTCGGACAGGACGAGCGGTGCAAACGTCTGAGTAGACGTGGATGAATGAGGCAATTGGTCTCTCTTGGTACAGCACTCTCTGGCTGACGGCAATTTGAAGATGCAAATCCGAGATTCTCGATATCGATGGTTCATGTTCGCCTTTCAGCAAGCCAAGATTGACTTCCTAAGCCGGCGTCTGGTCGGTGCTGCTGTCGCAGTGGACGCTGGGCCTGAGTCTCGCGTTCTAGACTCGCTGGCCTCCCCATCCCAGCGGGTCGGTCCGTTGAGACAGCAGCTCGTTGCTGCGGGTCACAGGCCAGCAAACTGCAGCGGGGTCTGGCATTCGTCTGTAGTGTGCAGCCAGAGTAAGGGGGGGTGTCGTGGTTGCTGAGGAGATGGTGCCCTCGGTGGCCGGAAGCTGAGGGTATGCGAGGACGCGTTGGCAGGCTTGGGCAACGCAACGCAAAGAACGCGTGATGGGAGGCAGCCCAAGCGTTTTAAGGGCGTACTCGTGTACTGTGTACGAGGCGCCTGCGGCCACGGGACTCGCAAGCTGTGTGGCTGCCCAGTGAGTCCACATGCCACAGGGACACATTGCAGCGACCGGTGTCTGAGGACTCGCATTTGGTTTGCGGCGTGCGAAAGCCTCTTGGATCTGCATCCCAGCCTCAGTATTCGTGGACGGGGGAGGACAGGCAGAGGCCGAAAGCGGGCCTTTCCTAATCAGCGGGGACTTCCTGGCTGGATCGCGCCGACGGTTTGGGATCGTACCGGGGTCGCTCTTTCCAAACCCTCCGGAAGAGAAACTGCGCCCGGGTGGCGTGAGCCAATGAGGGGTCGTCTGTGGGCCGCAGCCTTCCACGGCCTCTATGTGGTTCACGCGCCTGCATCGACCGATCGCAGTCACATCTTTGTAGGTATGTATATCAGGTTGCGGTACGCCTATCGAGCCCTCAGCACTCACGATCGCCCTGGCCACCAAGCCCGTCGTACCACAGCAGCCGCACAATGAACGATCTGCAACCCCTTGGCGCTCAATCCTCCTGCTACTTCACCTTGCCTGCATCTCACTCGCACTATTCCGACGAGACACCTCAACTATCGCCTCACACTGAGTACTGCTCAGTCACGTGGCCCAACCCTACCAATCCGCTCTTAGCCCATAGATCACTACCTATGGCGAGCCCTGGCGCCGACGCTTCACGCCTTTTGCAATTGCAGACGCAAGCTGCTCATCGACCTTGCACACAGCCACTTCAGCCTGCTGGCAGCTCTTCGCCAAGCAACTCCAACTCCAGCATGTCGTCTCAGCGAAGCAGCGTCTCCATGTCGTCGCCAAGCGtgctctgctgctgccggtGTCGTCGCGAGTCCTTCGGCCACTCTGGCATGTTCCAATACGGCACCAACCTGTACTACTGCAGCCACTGCGCCAGGATGGTGGGCTACAGTGCTGGTTGAAGAACACATGATCCATTTTGGCCTTGGAATCCAACATGACCAATCAACACTATCCCTGCCAACCACTCAACACGACTCTCGTCAACACCCTGACGGTGTCGTGATTGAGCACACATATCATCACTGCTACCACCGGCGCACCATCACTGCATGTCTCAAGTCACCTCGATTGAACCGCAAAAACAGCGCCAAAACCACACGCATACAACACGGCACAGCGAATATcatggggggggggggggaagagaaggtgggATGGACTCGATGGAGGATAGTCATGATCAGCTGGCTCTGCGGTGGATGAAAGCAGGTCTTTGCACCACAACGCTGAAGCAGCTTGGATCTCCCATCAGCTTGAAGATATGATACCCATTGCATTGAGCGTCTATAGTTTGTAAACTTTTGAAATACGACGAAACGATTACCAACCCTACATCACTCCCATGACACGCTTGAGTGATTGTACGAGACCGACTCCCATTAGCACCAACGTTTGTTCTACGCAGTATCTTTTCGTATGCGCGTGCTGACTCGTAGGCTACCGTCGATTGCCCATGTTCCGACGATCCTCGGAGTGGACTGACTCCAACCCGGAGTGCACTACAGTGAGCACCACGGTAACAAGACTCTGGAGAAGGAAACACGAGCTCGGTGCTCAACAGGACCCGGTGAAGCCTATTTCCAACCGCAGCACATACGCAAACAGCTTCACACGAGTTGTGCACTCAATCTCCCAGCCTGAAACATGCCGCGATAAGGCATCACTGAGCGCACCCAGCCGTAGACATCTGCGACACCAGTAGCACCAATCCCAAGCTTGCGGCTCCTGCACCACCACAGCTGCCAATGTCTATTTCCTGTGGTATGACGCGCGGTGACGGCCGTGTTTTACCCCGATCATCGATGCCATACATACGCTTCTCGCGTGCACATGGGCGATGCAGAAGTCCATGTCCCTTGATCCGGCAACGATGTGCCGTGTTAGAGCGCACCCGCTAGCCCACACGGGCAAGACGCGTCGACCACATTCACGCCAGCTCCACCATCGAGGAACCTACACAGTAGCGGCCCTTGGGATCAACGGTCGGCAGGGTCCTAAGTGGCTTGGGCGCAAACCGAAAAGTCGATGAAGGCGCAGTTTGCCAGAT
This region includes:
- a CDS encoding 6-phosphogluconolactonase, coding for MGKPPNLYAFKSADELAPSLRTYILDAQNTAIERHNVFRVAVSGGSLPKTLAQALLKETNGDGKPQFDKWEIFYADERAVPLDHEDSNHRLVKQELLDNIPAELGTPKVYPIDTKYLDDVQELADQYEKTLVSVFAARDSVKLPLFDLLLLGCGPDGHTCSLFPGSDLLREEDAWVLYISDSPKPPPKRITISLPVAQAGLKIAFVATGAGKKDIMKQIFDSDEGQSLPCGLVNHKGEGRVSWFVDYPAIEGVGFPARRGSL